The Herbaspirillum sp. RTI4 genome has a segment encoding these proteins:
- a CDS encoding heme biosynthesis protein HemY: protein MRLLLWLLTLFASAIGLAMLARFNPGNVVFFYPPYRVDLSLNFFMLLVLGLFALLYVFVRAVRMTQKLPGRVMTYRRQKRENESNQALRDALKALFEGRFGHAEKAASRAAEFADNVGIASLIAARAAHRLREGERSDVWLASIEADPTMKTARLMTMLELQVDDHKFKRALETLEELSANGTRHIQALLWALKANQQAKNWPEVLRLVQTLDKRKALHPALSSRLRELAYDTLLADRSHDDESIQRLWASVPHPDRLKPYVAIRGASAFNERGLHDKARGLLERALAADWDSRLIRAYREMPAETGSTALLSQIEYCEQWQKKHPIDAELALTLGVFCLHQKLWGKAQRYLEQALSDAHHPRTISEIHLRLAQLHEALDQPEKASAHYKQCAVATVTK from the coding sequence ATGCGCTTACTTCTCTGGTTGCTTACCCTGTTTGCGTCCGCCATCGGCCTGGCCATGCTGGCGCGTTTCAATCCCGGCAACGTCGTGTTCTTTTACCCGCCGTACCGGGTCGATCTGTCCTTGAATTTTTTCATGCTGCTGGTGCTCGGTTTGTTTGCGCTGCTGTACGTCTTTGTGCGGGCAGTGCGTATGACGCAAAAATTGCCGGGCCGGGTGATGACTTACCGTCGTCAGAAACGCGAGAACGAGAGCAATCAAGCTCTGCGCGACGCGCTCAAGGCACTGTTTGAAGGGCGCTTTGGACATGCTGAAAAAGCCGCTTCGCGGGCCGCCGAATTTGCCGACAATGTCGGCATCGCCTCGCTGATTGCTGCTCGTGCCGCACATCGTCTGCGTGAGGGTGAGCGCAGCGATGTCTGGCTGGCCAGCATCGAAGCCGATCCAACGATGAAAACAGCGCGGCTGATGACGATGCTTGAGCTGCAAGTGGATGATCACAAGTTCAAGCGGGCATTGGAGACGCTTGAAGAGCTAAGTGCCAACGGGACACGGCACATCCAGGCGCTGCTTTGGGCGCTGAAGGCCAATCAGCAAGCCAAGAACTGGCCTGAAGTGTTGCGACTGGTGCAAACCCTGGACAAGCGCAAGGCGCTGCATCCGGCGCTGTCGAGCCGTCTGCGCGAACTGGCTTACGACACCTTGCTGGCGGATCGCTCGCATGATGACGAGTCTATCCAGCGCTTGTGGGCGTCCGTTCCGCACCCTGACCGCCTGAAGCCTTATGTGGCTATCCGTGGCGCGAGCGCATTCAATGAACGCGGGCTGCATGACAAAGCACGCGGCTTGCTGGAACGCGCTCTGGCTGCCGATTGGGACTCGCGCCTGATCCGGGCCTACCGTGAGATGCCGGCCGAAACCGGTTCCACCGCCTTGCTAAGCCAGATCGAATATTGTGAGCAGTGGCAGAAAAAGCATCCGATCGATGCGGAGCTGGCGCTGACTCTCGGTGTGTTTTGCCTGCACCAAAAATTGTGGGGCAAGGCGCAACGCTATCTGGAGCAGGCACTGTCGGATGCGCACCATCCGCGTACCATCAGCGAAATTCACTTGCGACTGGCTCAACTGCATGAGGCGCTGGATCAACCAGAAAAAGCCAGCGCGCATTACAAGCAATGCGCCGTGGCAACGGTGACCAAATAA